The following is a genomic window from Synechococcus sp. JA-2-3B'a(2-13).
TGATCACCGTGGCCTGAGGAGTGCCGGGATCGATGATGGCAAACTTATGGTGCAGCTTATCGCCGGGGGCGAGGTTGGGTATGCCTACAGACTGGGCCGGCAGCGTCCAGGGCAGGCGCGCCGCCTCCACCTGGCACTTTTCGTCGGGGAGCAACAGCCCCCACATCTCCAGGGTGCGGCTGTAGTCCCGGAAGGCAAAACCAGGGTCGAACACCCCGCGGATTTCTACGTTGCGCTCCTGGCGCAGTTGCCTGAGTTGGTTGGCAATGCCCGGATCCGTAAAGACGAACAGAGCCAGATCCACCTGTTGCCGGGCTTGGGCCAGGGTGGCGGCAATAATGCCGTTGGAGGTGGCTTCGTAGGGCAGGGAGCGACTGGCAGGAGAAAAGTGAACCCCCACAATGGCATCGTCAATGTACACCGTTTCCAGGGAACGCTTGAGCTTCTGCACGCCGAAGCGGCTATCGGTCAAGCCACCGGGGCCATCGCCCCACATGAGATCGAATTCCTCGGTGTAGAGGCGGGCCAGCTCCGGGCTGTCCAGCAGCAGCAGATGGTTGGCATTGCCGACACTGCCAGGCGCATCAAAGTCCCCGTGAATATCAGAGAGGGTGAAATTGGCCGAGCCGGTCAAGACTTTCTGCCCGTCGATCACCACAAATTTGTGGTGCATCAGGCCGCTGCCCTTGGAGCCATCGGCGGTATCATCCAGCCAGGGCACCTGGCCTCCATCCAGCAAGGCGTACACATCTCGGCTGGCAATCTCCTCGGGAGAAAACCGTCCATCGCGGTTCACATCCACCAGGTTGCGGTACTCCTCGAACTTGCGACGGCTGCGCTCGTCCAGCGCCCGCACTTGGTCAGGGGTGAGTTGGTGCCAGGCTCGCACGTAGGTGTTTTCAGTAATAAAACGCACCGGGATCCCGGCCTGTCGTCGCTCCACTAGGGCTTGGGCAATGAGCGGTAGGTTCAGCTCTTGCACGGCAATATCCACCGACTGACGAGCGGAGCGAATCTGGGAAATGATCAACTCTTCCAGGTTGTAGCCGTAGCGGCGGATCTGGCGGTAGGGATCCCGATAGGTGCTCTCCCGGCTTTGGTTGAACTCCACCCGAATGCGGGGGTGCTGCGGCAGAGGGGCAAGGGTGGGCAGCTCCTGCTCTTGGGGGTAGGGTCTGGGCCGAGGGCCGACCCAGTAGCCGATCAAGACCAGAATGAGAAGCAGAGCAACCCAGGGCAGCCAGCGGCGGAGTTGCCGCAACCACGACGGGATCCCGTTCATGGCCTTTCTCCTCTCCAGCAATCACACCCCCAGGATACTGAACTTTATCGCAGCCACTTCTACGCGAAGGCGATCCCTGCTCTGCTCTACAGCTAACCGTGCGAGAGCGGCTGCTACCCCTAAGATGATGACAAATGTTTTAGAGTATTAACTTTTGTTATGAACTACAAAGCCCTCACCCTTGGGCTGACGGCGGCTGCTTGCTTAGCCTTGGTAGGCTGTGCCAGTTCCAGCAGCGATACGGCCATTGCCCCGCCGACGCCTACCCCAACTCTCTCTCCCAGCCCTACGCCGCTGCCCAACCTCGTCGCCGTTGCCGCCGCCAACCCCGACTTCAGTACCTTGGTGACGGCCCTGCAGGCAGCGGGCTTGGTGGGGACTTTGCAGCGGGAAGGTCCCTTCACGGTATTCGCTCCCACCAATGCTGCTTTTGCCGCTTTGCCCCCTGGCACGGTGGAATCTTTGCTGCGACCTGAGAACCGGGCAGAGCTGGTGCGCATTCTCACTTACCACGTGGTTCCTGGCTTGGCTCCTTCCAGTGCCCTCAGATCCGGCCAGCAGGTAACGACTTTGCAGGGATCCCCCGTCACCGTCACGCTTCTTGAGGGCGGACGGATTCGCATCAACAACGCCAACGTGATCGCCGCGGATATTCAAGCTTCCAACGGCATCATCCACGTCATCGACACCGTCTTGATCCCGCCGCGTTAGGAATTGGGCCACCACTTCGGGCATCATAGAAGCATCGAGATCCAGCACTTTATTGGGGAGATTCAGCGTGGAGCGGCCTAAGTGGGTAGCAATCGTTACAGGGATCCTGGCCATTGCTCTGGGGGTGGGCTACTTGCTGCTGGTGCAGCTATTGGACTATCGCGGCGGCCAATTTTTGCCGGCACCACTGGAGCCGCCGGCGATTTTGGGAGAGGGGATCCCTGGCTCATTTGGCCGGTTGAGCTGAGGGTGTTTTTGACTCCCCGCTCCCTTCTCTGGTCTCTTGCTCAGCTACTTCTCAGCAAAGCTCTCGACAAAAAAGCTCTCGACAAAACTGTATGCTCAGCTACAGCAAGCCCTATGCTGGAGAAGCGACTCGGATGGCTCAGCAATTTTGGGTTGCTTGATTTGAAGATTTGGGCAGGCTGTGGGTTGGGATGGTGCTGTCGCGCTCCACTTGGGTGTGGTTGTGGGCAGGGCTGGGTTTGGCGGCCCTGAGCCAATATCTGCAATGGGTTAGCGGGATCTATAGCTTTATCGCCCCCCATTCGTTGCCGCTGGCGGATCTGGCAGTGGCCGGGATCCTGGGAGGGACAGCAGCAGCAGGTCTGGCAGCGCGCCATTGGTGGCAGCAGGCTGGCCGACGGCAAAGTACTCCAAACCAGCGGACACAACCGCTGCGGCGGGTTAAGTTAACTCGGAATCAGGTGCAAGCCGATCTGGAAGATGCCGATCGCCTGATCCAGAAGCTGCAGAATGACATCAGTCGCCGTGCCCTGCGTGCCAAGCTGCAAGAGATCAATCAGCGGCTTAACCAGGAGGAATTGCATCTGGTGGTGTTCGGCACCAGTTCCGCCGGCAAGACCTCGTTGATCAATGCCTTGATGGGCCGACCAGTGGGCGAAACAGCCCCCACCCTGGGCACCACCCAGCAGGGATCCATCCACACCTACCAATTGGAGGGCTGGAACGGCCCCATTTCCCTTACCGACACACCTGGGCTGCTGACGATTGGGGGAGCAGGTGAAGCGGAAGCCCGCGCCCTGGCCCAGAAGGCGGATCTGCTGATCTTGGTGGTGGCCGGAGACCTGCTGGCTTCGGAGTATGCCGAAATGCTGGAGTTGGCCCGGCTGGGCAAATCCGCCATCCTGGCCCTCAACAAAACCGATCAGATGCTGCCGGAGGATGTAGAGACCATCTTGGCCCATTTGCGCCGACGCACCGCCGGTGTTATCCCTGCCGAACAGGTGGTGGCCATCGCCGCTGATCCAGAGCCCCTCAAGGTTCGCTACTACTCCGAAGATGGCTCTGTGTGGGAAACTTGGGAGCCGCAGCCCCCCGAGACAGAGGCCCTCATTCAACAAATGGCTCACCTGCTGCAGCAGAAGGGATCCCACCTGCGCTTGGCCAATGCCTTGTTGCAAACCCGAACTCTCAGCGAAGCCGTCCAGCAGGCCCTCCAAGAAGAACGTCGCCAACAGGGTCGCCAGATCGTGGAACGGATGCAGTGGGCCACCGCTGCTGCCCTGGCGGCAAACCCTCTTCCTGCTTTGGATGTGCTGGCAGGAGTAGCCATTCAGGCGCGCATGATTGGGGAACTGCACCAGGTGTTTGACCGACGCATTACCTTACGCCGGGCCCAGCAAATCGCCCAGAGTTTGGCGCAAATGGTGGTGCAACTGGGGGGGCTGGAGCTGGCCACTCAGGCTTTGGGCTCTCTGCTCAAGGCCAGCCCCTTGATGGTTATGGGGATCCCCCTGCAGGCAGTGACGGGGGCCTATCTGACACGGGTGGCGGGGCTCAGTTACCTAGAGTGGCTGTCCTCTGGGGATCCCTGGCAAGAGGAAATCCTGCAAGAGCGGATTAGGCAGCAGCTCCAAAACCGTCATCCTCTGGCCTTTCTCACCCAACTGGCCCGCCAAGCCCATTCCAACAGCTAGTCCAAGCATCCGTCTTTTCGCCGCCACAGGCCCAACCTATCCCGTTCTCCGCCCGCTGCGGAAAATCCATTACTCCATTACACTGAATACAGCTTTCTAAATACAGCTTTTTCTGATACAGCTTTCTCTGGGCTTGACTTTGTAGAAGTTCTGTAAATCAGCGGGATCCAAGTCACAGAAGAGAGAACATTAGGAACATTAGTCAGTGTTGCCGGAAAAAGCTGCCCAGGTCTTATCATGGGTCAAACCAAGCCCATCATCCTGTAGTCTGCTGCCCTAAACTGGCTCCGTTGGCACCTTATGTCTTCCCCCAACCTGACCCTGCCCATTCAGTGGATTGATGTGGATTCAGGAGAGGTGGTGGAGGAATGTCCTTGGCAGAGTAGTCCCCATCCGGGCACCTACGTCCAACTGGCAGAGCAGCACTACCTGGTTCTGGAAAAGCGTCATTCCTACCGGCTCCGGCAAGGCAAATACCACCTGTGTGGGATCCGCGCCCTGGTGCGTTCGGTAAACCCACCGCAGGAAGCAGGGAATTGCCTGGGGGATCCCTCCTGTCGGTTCAATGCCCACTCGCCCTTGCTGCGTTGTGCCGTCAACCCCAGCGGGCCCTGTCAGGGCTGCCCCCACTACGAGTCGGCCCCGCGTTGCTAGCCCT
Proteins encoded in this region:
- a CDS encoding phospholipase D-like domain-containing protein; translation: MNGIPSWLRQLRRWLPWVALLLILVLIGYWVGPRPRPYPQEQELPTLAPLPQHPRIRVEFNQSRESTYRDPYRQIRRYGYNLEELIISQIRSARQSVDIAVQELNLPLIAQALVERRQAGIPVRFITENTYVRAWHQLTPDQVRALDERSRRKFEEYRNLVDVNRDGRFSPEEIASRDVYALLDGGQVPWLDDTADGSKGSGLMHHKFVVIDGQKVLTGSANFTLSDIHGDFDAPGSVGNANHLLLLDSPELARLYTEEFDLMWGDGPGGLTDSRFGVQKLKRSLETVYIDDAIVGVHFSPASRSLPYEATSNGIIAATLAQARQQVDLALFVFTDPGIANQLRQLRQERNVEIRGVFDPGFAFRDYSRTLEMWGLLLPDEKCQVEAARLPWTLPAQSVGIPNLAPGDKLHHKFAIIDPGTPQATVITGSNNWSVSANHLNDENFLIIRNGRVVDHFVREFDRLIADARFGPSRRLQQQAEEASRRCPNPVPVAASLPEPEPELLEVEVVLPPEAGSPSPSVAFPVASPGGSPRVNLNTATAAELEQLPGIGPALAQRIIEARPFSSLEDLQRVNGIGPARIEQLRDRVTW
- a CDS encoding fasciclin domain-containing protein; amino-acid sequence: MNYKALTLGLTAAACLALVGCASSSSDTAIAPPTPTPTLSPSPTPLPNLVAVAAANPDFSTLVTALQAAGLVGTLQREGPFTVFAPTNAAFAALPPGTVESLLRPENRAELVRILTYHVVPGLAPSSALRSGQQVTTLQGSPVTVTLLEGGRIRINNANVIAADIQASNGIIHVIDTVLIPPR
- a CDS encoding GTP-binding protein → MVLSRSTWVWLWAGLGLAALSQYLQWVSGIYSFIAPHSLPLADLAVAGILGGTAAAGLAARHWWQQAGRRQSTPNQRTQPLRRVKLTRNQVQADLEDADRLIQKLQNDISRRALRAKLQEINQRLNQEELHLVVFGTSSAGKTSLINALMGRPVGETAPTLGTTQQGSIHTYQLEGWNGPISLTDTPGLLTIGGAGEAEARALAQKADLLILVVAGDLLASEYAEMLELARLGKSAILALNKTDQMLPEDVETILAHLRRRTAGVIPAEQVVAIAADPEPLKVRYYSEDGSVWETWEPQPPETEALIQQMAHLLQQKGSHLRLANALLQTRTLSEAVQQALQEERRQQGRQIVERMQWATAAALAANPLPALDVLAGVAIQARMIGELHQVFDRRITLRRAQQIAQSLAQMVVQLGGLELATQALGSLLKASPLMVMGIPLQAVTGAYLTRVAGLSYLEWLSSGDPWQEEILQERIRQQLQNRHPLAFLTQLARQAHSNS
- a CDS encoding DUF6464 family protein — encoded protein: MSSPNLTLPIQWIDVDSGEVVEECPWQSSPHPGTYVQLAEQHYLVLEKRHSYRLRQGKYHLCGIRALVRSVNPPQEAGNCLGDPSCRFNAHSPLLRCAVNPSGPCQGCPHYESAPRC